TCACTCCTGAAAAAAAGCCAAAAAAAAGCGCCCGGCAGTGCCGAAGCACTGCAGGACGCCTTTATCCTCGAGACCATCGCACCGCCGTTGGCGCGCCGTCTCAAATTGTGATTTAACTAATGCAAAGCGGATGCCAGCTTTTAAGGTGCTGGTTTACGGGCTTTTTCTTCCAGCACGCGTTCAAAACGCACCTCAACCATGCAGGCGTTGCCCGACTGAGGTGCAGCTACTGCTGCCAGAGGGCCTTGACGGTGAGCAAGGCCCGGGCGATATCCACCATCCGCTGGTTCTTGTCCATCGCCATCTTGCGCAGCTGGCACCAGGCCTGCTCCTCGCTCATCTGCTGATGGGTCATCAGCACGCTTTTGGCTTTATCGATCACCTTGCGCTCCTCCAGGGTGTCACGCATCGAGGCCAGCTGGCGGGAGAGCTGTTCGATCTCCCGCGCCTGCTGGCGCACCAGCGGCAGGAGCGGCTTTTGCGGATAGAGGGCCAGCGGCTCTTCCGACGAGGGCTCCTCCGGCAGGTCGTCGTCGGCCCGGCCAATCAGCATCTCCACCGCCAGCATCAGATCGGCAATCTGCATCTCTTCGAGGCCGCGCAGGTGTTCGAGACGTTCGGTTTGCAGCGAGAACCAGTGCAGGGCCAGCACGCCCTTATCTGCAGCGGGCTGCCGGGTGCAGGCCAGCCGCCGCAGCTGTTCGGTTTCGGCCCCCGGCACGCTGAGGCTGAAGTGATCGTGCACGCTGGCTGGGGTCAGGGAGAGAAAGACCTCGAAGCAGGCCTGCTGCCCGTCGATGCGGTCCACCAGGGTCTGGCGCATCTCATCGCTGAAAAAACCCTGGGTAAAGCCGATCGCCCCCAGCGCCCGCTCCTGCCCGACCAGCTCTTTGCCCTGCATCAGGCTATAGAGGGCAACAAATCTGCCAGCGAGTTGCGGATCGTCAATGCTGTCATTGAGCTGCGGTACGATACTGAGCAGGTTGCGCAGCGTGCGGCTGTAGCGCTCCATCGCCGCGTCGGCGGAGAGCGTGCAGGCGGTGATTGCCTCGCGCAGCGCGGGGAGCTGTTCCAGGCTTTGCAGGGCATTCCCCACCCGCTCGCTGAGGGCACCGCTGGCCATCAGCGGCGTGCCGAGCGCCTGGTGCAACGCCTGGAGATGATCGTCCACCAGCGCGCGGCTGGCTTTACACTCCAGGGCGTATAGCGTGCCCTGCGAGCAGAGCCAGATGTTGGATGCGCCGCGCTCGCACTGTAGCATGTGCGCAAGATGGCCGATCCGGCTCACTAACGTGCCCAGCTGCGCCAGTTTGCACAGCTGCTGTTTACGCATCAGCCTGGCGTGCTGAAACCATTCGGTGGCGCCGGTGATGTTGGTCATGCTTTTTCTCCCGGGTCAGTGTTTGACTGAGAGAAGCAATTTTCATGCCTTTTTACCTTTCAGGAGTCGAGATGCAGAAGATCGTGATTGTCGCCAACGGCGCGGCCTATGGCAGTGAATCCCTGTTTAACAGCCTGCGGCTGGCGATTGCCTTACGCGAGCAGGAGAGCGAGCTGGATCTGCGCCTGTTTTTAATGTCCGACGCGGTGACCGCCGGGCTGCGCGGCCAGAAACCTGCCGAGGGCTATAACATTCAGCAGATGCTGGAGATCCTCACCGCGCAAAACGTGCCGGTGAAGCTGTGCAAGACCTGCACCGATGGACGCGGCATCAGCGCCCTGCCCCTGATCGACGGGGTCGAAATCGGTACCCTGGTTGAGCTGGCACAGTGGACGTTAACCGCGGACAAACTATTAACTTTCTAATAATGATTTAACTAAAATATTTTTTTCTTATGAGAGCGGTTCCAGCATCAAGTTTGCCTGCCCGATGCCGATAGGCTTCTTACAACAACACAGCAGGTATTACATTTATGTTCAGGTCAATTCGCGCTCGTATTATTGCGGCAACGGTCGGATGTCTGATCGCCGCGCTTCTTCTGAATACCGTGATTAATTTCCAGGTCACGCGCCAGGACAATCAACAGTCGCAACGCGATATGCTGGCCAGCACCAGCGCCAGCCACGGCCTCGCGATTGCCGACTGGGTCAGCAGCAAAACCACCATTATTAACTCCCTGCAGAGCGTAGCCCTGAGCGACGATCCGGTGCCAATGTTCAAACAGCTAGCGCAGGCGGGCGGGTTTATTAACGTCTACGTGGGCTATGCCAGCAAAACCGCGAAGTTCTCCAATCCTGACGGCGTGCCTGCCGACTACGATCCCACCATACGCCCGTGGTATCAGCAGGCGGTGAAAGAGGATCGCGCCATCGTCACCGCCCCTTATGTCGATACCGGCACTAAAAAACTGGTGGTCACCTTTGCGGTGCCGGTGAAAGAGAACGGCGAACTGAAAGGGGTGCTGGCGGGTGACGTGGCGATGGACAGCGTGATCGCCAACGTGCGCGGTATCCGTCCGACCCCAGCCAGCAGCGGGCTGTTGATCGACAGCGACGGAACGGTGATCGCCGCTAACGATCCTGCCCTGACCCTGAAAGCCTTCACCGATGTCATCCGCGGCGTCGACCTGAATGTCCTGAAGAGCGGCAAGAGCGCCGAAGGCCAGTTTAACGACGCGGCGAAAACCTTTGCCGCCACCCCGATTGCCGGGACCCAGTGGCAGCTGATCGTCGCCCTCGACAGCGACGATGCCACCTCCGGGATGCGCACCCTGCTGAAGGCCTCCTCTCTGTCGCTGGTGATCCTGGTCCTGCTCAGCGCCGTGGTGGTGCATTTCGTGATTGCCCGCCTGCTGAAACGCCTGTCGGATATTCGCGATGCGATGCACGCCATCGCCAACGGCACCAACGATCTCTCCCAGCGTCTGCCGGAGAAAGGCGAGGATGAGGTGGCGCAGATCGCCCATGCCTTTAACGCCTTCAGCGACAAGCTCTCGGTGGTGATGGTGCAGCTCCGCGACGCCAGCGCCTCGGTGAAAAACGCCGCCCAGGAGATCGCTGCCGGTAACCAGGATCTCTCTGGCCGTACCGAGCGGGCCGCCTCCAGCCTGCGCGAAACCGCCAGCGCCGTAGAGCAGATCACCGCCTCCGTCGCCCAGTCGACTGAATCGGCCGCCATCGCCAACGAACAGGCGGGTAAAGCCTCCGAGGCCGCTACCCGCGGCGGCGGCGTGGTCTCCCGGGCGATCACTACCATGCAGTCTATCGAAGCCGCCTCGACCAAAATCGGTGACATCACCAGCGTGATCGACGGCATCGCTTTCCAGACCAACATCCTGGCCCTGAACGCGGCGGTTGAAGCGGCGCGGGCGGGTGAGCAGGGCCGTGGCTTTGCGGTTGTCGCAGGTGAAGTGCGCAGCCTCGCCAGCCGCAGCGCCCAGGCGGCAAAAGAGATCAAAAGCCTGATCGACTCCACCACCGACAGCGTAGCGACCGGTTCGCGCTATGTACACCTGGCCGGACAGAGCATGGATGAGATCGTCACCAGCATCGGCAGCATGTCGGGGATTATGCGGGAGATCACCGTGGCGACCAGCGAGCAGATGAAAGGCATTCAGGAGATCAACCGCGCGGTGACCCATCTTGACAGCATGGTGCAGCAGAACGCCGAGCTGGTGGTGCAGTCGGCCGCTGCAGCCAGCGCTCTGCAGGGTCAGGCAGGCGAGCTGGCTGAAACCGCCGGACATTTCCGCATTTAATGTTAACCCGATGCCTGAAAGCGGTGTAAAGCGACGTCCGCTGAATGCTTTCAGGCATATTGTCATTTTTGTTTAAGGGTTATGCCATTTTTTGATCAAAATCAGCACCCCCGCCCCTCCCCTTTGGTGTTATGCCATGAGTGAATTGTGAACAACATCACGCTCAGGATTGGCCGCAGGGAGAGCGTTGTTTCCGGATACGGGGTAAAAAAATGGCACTGGTAAAAGCAAGTCTGAAGTTGTTTGGCGGAGATACGGTGGTGGTGCGCTGCTCAGAGCGTTGTCATATTCATCTGATGAGTAACAAAGCACCACGTAAAACGCAGGCGGATATTTTAAGCGTGCAGAACAGGGACAGCGCCTGGCTCACGGTGCCCTATACCGGCACCTGGGAGGTGCTCATCGACAGCCACAGCCAGTCGCTTGAGCACTCCATCAGCTACGTCGCTGCCTGATAAGCAATCGCCCGGCAGGCTGCAAAGCCCCCGGGCGTTTTTTCAGGCAAAGCTCGCGCTCAGCGGGCTATCGGGCTGGGAGCCGTCGAGCAACGCCCGCACGCGCGATACCAGCTCATTCAGACAGTCATCCTGCATACCCAGCCGCGTCAGCTCTTGATCGAGCGAGAACAGATACTGCGCGTTGGTGCCAAGCGGGCCGCTGGCCGCGGCAATCAGCGGGGCAATAACCTGCGCCCGGGTGTCGGCTTCAAACAGCGGATGGCGTGGATCCATAATGAACACCAGCGCGTTAACGGTGCGTCCGTCATCAAGTTCCAGCTTGCACCAGCTCGGCATATAGCAGCCGGTGATCATCTCGCGCTTCCACAGCAGGGCCAGCTCCTCTTCCAGGGTCGCATCCGGCAGGCGATAGGCCACGCCCGTGGTGCGTCCGCCCTCTTTCAGTGCAAGCATGCGCCCTGGCTGGCAGGCGCTACCGCGACCGGCGGTCAGGCGCAGACAGAAGGCGCGGTGCCAGCCCGGCAGGGTGCCGGTTGCCGATTCGACAAACTCCAGCGCCGGGTTCCACATCAGCGAACCGTAGCCGAAGAGCCACACCGGACCGTTGTCCGGACGGCAGGCAAGCGTTGCCGCCAGCGATGCCGCCCGCTGTTCGGCTGACCACAGAAGCGATTCTTCAATCGCACCAAAGGCCGTTTTACAGTCGGCCTTCATAAGAAAATCACGCGTTAACATATTGCACCTCCGCCACTGCCTGCTTCCCTGCCCACACTTTTTTTGAACCTTCCAGGTCTTTTTACTGCTCAATTAGAAAGCAGTACCGTGACGATATGCAATAAACCCGCCGGGTGCAACAGAACGACAGATCAACCGCCACAAAAGTCAAAGCGCAGGGTGCAAACTATTAAGCACAGGCAATCAGGCAGGCGCTATTTCTTCTTGTGCCACTTGTCGTCATCGCCCTTCTCGTAGTCATTCTTCACTGCCGCCCAGGCCACGCGGTGCGCGGTCTCCTCGCGACTGGCATCGCCCCGGCGGTCCTCTTCATCCTTGTATTGATCCCAGGCGCTGTTGAAGGCTTCTTTATAAATATCCTGCGCATGGGTCGGCAGCACGTGCTTAACGTTGTCCGGTAAATCGCTTTTCGATTTGTATGGCATATCAAACCCCTCTTTTTAATCAATTAATAAGTGTGGTAGACAATGCCGGAGGCTTCCAGTCAAATTGATATTCGGATAATTCTTTTGCTTAATTGACTGTTATTAAGAATATATTTATCAAAGATTGGTTATTATGGCGCTCTCAGACAATAATCACTTCATACCGTAAAATTAAGTAAAATATCATCAGAATGTAACGCTAATCTGTTAATTTAACGTCCTCTTTTTCTATCTACAATTATAAGCACCTGCAACTCTGGAGAACCACATGACAACTGCACACGAGACGGTGAAAACCCGTCATAAGGAGACGTCTCTCATTTTCCCGGTGCTGGCCCTGGCCGTGCTGCTCTTATGGGGAAGTAGTCAGTCACTGCCAGTGGTCATCGGCATTAATATTCTGGCACTGGTGGGTATTCTGAGCAGCGCCTTCAGCGTTGTCCGTCACGCCGACGTGCTGGCCCACCGACTGGGAGAGCCCTACGGCTCGCTGATTTTAAGTCTTTCCGTCGTTATTCTTGAAGTAAGCCTTATTTCCGCGCTGATGGCGACCGGGGACGCGGCGCCTACCCTGATGCGCGATACGCTCTACTCCATCATTATGATTGTGACCGGGGGGCTGGTTGGCTTCTCGCTGCTGCTGGGCGGGCGCAAATTTGCCACCCAGTACATGAACCTGTTTGGTATTAAGCAGTATCTGATCGCCCTCTTCCCGCTGGCGATTATCGTGCTGGTGTTCCCAATGGCGCTGCCGGGTGCCAACTTTACGACCGGCCAGGCCCTGCTGGTAGCGCTGATCTCCGCAGCGATGTACGGCGTGTTCCTGCTGATCCAGACCAAAACGCACCAGAGCCTGTTCGTGTATGAGCATGAAGACGAGAGCGACGACGATGACCCGCACCACGGCAAACCGTCCGCGCACAGTAGCCTGTGGCACACCGTTTGGCTGATCGTGCATCTGATTGCGGTTATCGCGGTTACCAAGATGAATGCGAACCCGCTGGAAACGCTGCTGACCGAGCTGAACGCGCCGGTGGCCTTTACCGGCTTCCTGGTGGCGCTGCTGATCCTCTCCCCGGAAGGGCTGGGCGCGCTGCGTGCGGTGCTCAACAATCAGGTGCAGCGCGCGATGAACCTGTTCTTTGGTTCAGTGCTGGCGACCATCTCCCTGACCGTTCCGGTGGTGACGCTGATTGCCTTCCTCACCGGCAATGAGCTGGTGTTTAGCCTGGGAGCCCCGGAGATGATTGTGATGGTGGCATCGCTGCTGTTGTGCCAGATTTCGTTTTCAACCGGGCGCACCAACGTGCTCAACGGCGCGGCGCATATGGCGTTGTTTGCGGCCTATCTGATGACGATATTTGCGTGATGCGGTAATGCCGGGTGGCGGCTACGCCTTACCCGGCCTACAACGGCAAAACCCGTAGGCCCGCGCAAGCGCAGCGCCGCCGGGCATAACACTGTGCGGCCTGATGCCTTCACCCCAGCCCTCTCCCACAGGGAGAGGGAGCACATACAAAAAAAGGCAACTTACGTTGCCTTTTTGCTTTTATTTCGCGGGTTTTTTATTAGTTGCTGGTATCCAGCTCTTCAAAGTTCTTAACCAGGTCGTCAATCGCTTTGATCTGTTTCAGGAACGGCTCCAGCTTATCCAGCGGCAGTGCGGATGGGCCGTCGCATTTCGCGTTGGCTGGATCCGGGTGCGCTTCGATAAACAGACCCGCCAGGCCGGTCGCCATACCGGCGCGAGCCAGTTCGGTAACCTGGGCACGACGGCCGCCGGAAGCTGCGCCAAACGGGTCGCGGCACTGCAGGGCGTGGGTCACGTCGAAGATCACCGGCGACTGGTTAGAGACGTTCTTCATCACGCTGAAGCCCAGCATATCCACTACCAGGTTGTCGTAACCGAAGTTGGCACCACGGTCGCACAGGATCACCTGGTCGTTACCGCCTTCGATAAACTTATCGACGATGTTCCCCATCTGACCAGGGCTCACGAACTGCGGTTTTTTCACGTTGATGACCGCGCCGGTTTTCGCCATCGCTTCGACCAGGTCGGTCTGACGCGCGAGGAACGCCGGCAGCTGGATCACGTCGACAACGTCAGCCACAGGCTGCGCCTGGCTTGCTTCATGGACGTCGGTGATCACTTTCACGCCAAAGGTCTGCTTCAGCTCCTGGAAAATCTTCATCCCCTCTTCCAGGCCCGGGCCGCGGTAAGAGTGAATAGAGGAGCGGTTGGCTTTATCAAAAGAGGCTTTGAACACGTACGGGATACCCAGCTTCTGGGTCACGGTCACGTAATGTTCGCAGATACGCATCGCGAGATCGCGGGATTCCAGAACGTTCATGCCGCCGAACAGCACGAACGGCAGGTCGTTCGCCACGTTGATATCGCCAATGCTAACCACTTTTTGTTTCATAGGATCGCCTTATTCAGGGTGAATCGGAGTTAAGGTTAATGCAGTGTAATCTGTTTATGCGCGATGGAATTAATCTGCGCGCGAATCATCTCGCTGATCGGATCTTCCGGACACTGCTCAACGAAATAGCTCAAATCGGTCAGCGCGACGTGGTCGCACTCGAGCTGGACGTAGATCAGACCGCGATCGCGGATCTCATACGGATCTTCCGGGTTAAACTGCAGCAGCACTTCGCTGGCACGCAGCGCCAGCTCCATCTGCCGCTCTTCCATCAGCGCCGATTTTAAGGTGTCCAGCAGCTTGCGCACCACTTCAGCGTTATCCGCTTCGTCCAGATCTTCGTTGTACAGCTCCGCCATCGGGTTGATATTGCCCTTCAGCCAGACATCCAGCGTGTGATCGTCAAGGGTGTCGCCGTTGAACGGGTTGATTAACCACATTTCACCGTCCAGCCACTCGGCGCGCAGCAGCATCTGCGTCGGGAAGATGACCGGCACCAGCGGAATATCCAGGCGGTGCGCCACCCATAATAAAATGGCCCCCAGGGAGACGGCGCTACCCTGACGGTTTTTCAGTACCTGATCGAGCCACAGGGCATCGGAGAGCCGATACACGCCACGCGTATCGCAAAAGCCCCATTCGCCGTAAAACAGCTCAATCAGTTTCTCCAGTTGCCAGTCCTGCGGGCGCGCCTGACTTATCTCTTCACGCGCCAGACTCACCAGATTCTCCAGCTCGTCGTAGACGTATTGTGAAACGAAATCATCACGGATCATCTCTGATACTTTGATCATTCCATCGCACAACGGCACTTTGTTAAATTCGAAATCGGCCAAGGACTCCATGACTTACCCCAGTAACGGTATTCTTGTGGTGGCGAGTTTAATGATGATGTACAGCACCACCAGCCCCAGCAGAAAGGCAATAAACCCCACCTGCTGGCTGCGCGGACGATGACGCCCCAGCGCAATAAAACCCAAAACGATGTAGATGATAACGCCAAACAGCTTCTCAGTCAGCCATGCACCGTCATCGGTGAACGGCAGATAGCCCGTTACCCACATCAACCCCGCTCCCGACACAAAGAGTACGGTATCGATACAGTGCGGCAGTACCCGCACCCAGCGGGCGTTGATCAGCTGATTATTGCTGTAACGCCACCAGTAACGCAGCGCGAAAAAGCTGATGGTCAGGGTAACGGCAGCCACATGCAAGGTAATCAGCACGGAGAAGCTGTTCATGGCAGTTTGCCCAGCGTCAGGCGCTCATTGCCGCCATAGTCGCGGCAGGTTTCGACGCGCTCAAAACCTGCCTGCAGGAAGAGTGCCCGCACGGCTTCACCCTGCGTCCAGCCGTGCTCCAGCAGCAGCCAGCCGCCGCTCACCAGGTGTTGACGAGACTGAGTGATAATATGGCTGAGATCGGCCAGGCCCTGATCGGCAGCAACCAGCGCGCTGCGCGGCTCGAAGCGCACATCGCCTTCAGCGAGATGCGGATCGGCTTCATCAATGTAGGGCGGGTTACTGACGATCAGCTCAAACTGCCGATCGGCAAGGGCAGAGAACCAGCTGCTGTGCAGCACGGTGACGTTAGGCAGCCCCAGACGCTCAAGATTGCGCTGTGCCAGCGCCACCGCATCGGGCATCACATCCACCGCGGTGACCTGACAATCCGGACGTTCGCTGGCCAGCGCCAGGGCAATGGCCCCGGTGCCGGTGCCTAAATCGAGAATGCGCGCGGGCGTGGCGGGCAGTCTCGCCAGCGCCTGCTCCACCAGACACTCGGTGTCGGGACGGGGGATCAGGGTGGCCGCGGAGACATACAGCGGCAGCGACCAGAACTCACGCTCGCCCACCAGGTGCGCCACCGGCTCGCCGGTTTTGCGGCGGGCCAGGAGGACGTCAAGCTGCGCCTGCTGGTCAGCCGTAAGCTCGGTTTCGCCAAAGGCGAGAATATAGGTGCGCGCTTTGCCCGTCACATGCTCCAGCAGGATCTCCGCATCGCGGCGGGGGCTTTCACCTCCCGCCAGCTCGCTTATCGCCTGCTGTAGCCAGTGCTGAAAATCCATTAATCCTGCTCTGCCAGCGCCGCCAGCTGATCGGCCTGGTACTCCTGCACGATAGGTTCGATCAGGGAGTCCAGCTTGCCCTCCATGGTCTCATCCAGACGGTAGAGGGTCAGGTTGATGCGGTGATCGGTGACGCGGCCCTGCGGGAAGTTATAGGTGCGGTTACGATCGCTGCGATCGCCGCTGCCCAGCAGGTTGCGGCGGGTCGAGGCTTCGGCCTGCTGGCGTTTTGCCATTTCGGCTGCGTGAATACGCGCCCCCAGCACCGACAGCGCTTTGGCTTTGTTTTTGTGCTGGGAACGTTCGTCCTGGCACTCCACCACGATGCCGGTTGGCAGGTGGGTAATACGGATCGCGGAGTCGGTGGTGTTAACGTGCTGACCGCCCGCGCCGGAGGAGCGGAAGGTATCGATACGCAGATCCGCCGGGTTGATGTCCGGCAGCTCGGCTTCCGGCAGCTCGGGCATCACTGCCACGGTGCAGGCGGAGGTGTGGATACGCCCCTGGGATTCGGTGGCCGGGACGCGCTGCACGCGATGGCCGCCGGATTCAAACTTAAGGCGACCGTAGACGCCGTCGCCGCTGATTTTGGCAATGACTTCTTTATAGCCGCCATGCTCGCCTTCGTTGGCGCTCATGATCTCCACGCGCCAGCGGCGGGATTCGGCGTAGCGGCTGTACATGCGGAACAGATCCCCGGCAAACAGGGCCGCTTCATCCCCGCCGGTCCCGGCGCGGACTTCCACAAAGGCGTTGCGTTCATCGTCCGGATCTTTCGGCAGCAGCAGTACCTGCAGCTGTTGCTCCATCTCTTCCGCGCGGACTTTGGCATCCTGCAACTCTTCCTGCGCCATCTCGCGCATTTCCGGGTCGTCGAGCATCATCTGTGCGGTTTCAATATCTTCCTGAACCTGTTGCCAGTCGGTAAAGCATTTTGAAACATCACTTAGTTGTGCATACTCGCGCGACAGGGCGCGGAAACGTTCCTGGTCGGCAATGGTTGCGGCATCGCCAAGCAGCGCCTGAACTTCTTCATGGCGCTCGTGCAATGCTTCCAGTTTGGCGACGATAGAGGGCTTCATAGGCGTAAGTGCACCTTATAATAATAAAATGGGTATGGCGCGCTATTCCAGCCCGAGGCTGTCGCGCAGAATGTTCAGGCGTTCGTCGTCCCCGTCACGGGCGGCCTGTTGAAGTGATTTGGTTGGGGCATGGATCAGGCGATTGGTCAGTTTCCATGCCAGCTCCTGCATGATGACCTGCGGATCGCCGCCCTGCTCGAGGGCCGCCATCGCTTTGGCAGTCAGTTCATTCCGGACCTGTTCCGCCTGACCGCGGTACTCGCGAATGGTCTCGCTGACGCTTTGCGCGCGCAGCCAGGCCATAAATTCGCTGGTTTCCTGCTCAACGATCGTCTCCGCCTGCACCGCTGCCGCTTTACGCTGGGCAAGGTTGTGCGAAATGATGCTTTGCAGGTCGTCCACGCTGTACAGATAGGCGTTCGCCAGTTTGCCGACGTCGGGCTCGACGTCGCGCGGAACGGCGATGTCCACCAGCAGCATAGGCTGATTACGGCGGGACTTCAGGGCACGCTCCACCATGCCTTTACCGATGATCGGCAGCGGGCTGGCGGTGGAGCTGATGATGATATCCGCTTCACTCAGACGGGCGTCGATGTCGCTGAGGGCGATCACTTCCGCGCCGACTTCATCCGCCAGCACCTGAGCACGCTCGCGGGTGCGGTTGGCGATCATCATCTTTTTCACTTTGTGTTCGCGCAGATGGCGCGCCACCAGCTCGATGGTTTCGCCCGCGCCCACCAGCAGTACCGAGACCGTAGACAGCGATTCAAAAATTTGTCGCGCCAGGGTACAGGCAGCGAAAGCAACCGAAACGGCACTGGCGCCAATATCGGTTTCGGTTCGCACTCGCTTGGCGACGGAGAAGGATTTCTGGAACATACGTTCCAGCTCGCTGGCCTTGAGGTGGCCTTTTTGCGAATCAGCAAAGGCTTTTTTGACCTGCCCGAGGATCTGCGGCTCGCCCAGCACCAGCGAATCGAGCCCGCTGGCCACGCGCATCAGATGGCTGACTGCATCGTTATCCTGATGCCAGTACAGGCTGTTGCGCAACTCTTCTTCATTCAGGTTGTGGTACTCACATAACCAGCGGACCAGCGCTTCGTGCAGGTTGTCCTGCTCTTCGACGCTGAGATAGAGCTCAGTACGGTTGCACGTTGACAACACCACGCCCCCCTGCACCATCGGCTGGGCAAGCAGACTGTCCAGCGCCTGGTCGAGCGTGTCCGGCGAAAACGTCACACGTTCTCGCAGTGATACCGGGGCTGTTTTGTGGTTAATACCGAGTGCTAAAAGGGTCATATGAGCGGGAGTAGTACCAGCGTTAATAAGGTTAGCAGGCCGCATCATACAGGATGCGCGAGATCAATAAAAGAGACTGCCCCCTTTCGGAGTAATAGGTTATTGGTTGTTATTAACCGTTAATTTCAGGAATTAGGACAACTTGAGCGTAGACGCTGCCGCAGGCGGGCGCTAGCATTAAGGGTTATAACTGCCACGTATCTCAAGGATTTGTCATCATTATGACCAGACTCATTCGCCTCCTGCCCCTGGCCGCGCTGGTGCTGACCGCATGTTCCATCACGCCGCCGAAAGGGCCGGGCAAAAGCCCGGATTCGCCACAGTGGCAACAGCACCAGCAAGAAGTGCGTGCATTAAATCAGTATCAGACCCGCGGTGCCTTTGCTTATCTGTCCGATCAGCAAAAAGTGTATGCCCGCTTCTTCTGGCAGCAGACCGGCCAGGATCGCTATCGCCTGCTGCTGCTGAACCCGCTTGGCAGCACGGAAATGGAGCTGATTGCCCAGCCAGGCAGCGCACAGGTCACCGACAATAAAGGCCAGAAATATACCGGCACCGATGCCGAAGAGATGCTCGGCAAGCTGACCGGGATGCCTATTCCAATCACCAGCCTGCGCCAGTGGATCCTCGGCCTGCCGGGCGACGCCACCGACTATAAGCTCGACGACCAGTATCGCCTGAGCGAAGTAAACTACAGCCAGAACGGTAAAAGCTGGAAAGTGGTGTACGGCGGCTATGACAACAGCAGCAAACCGGCCCTGCCGTCCAGCCTGGAACTGACCGAAGGCAGGCAGCGCATTAAGCTGAAAATGGATAACTGGATTGTCAAATGATGACCCACTGGCCTTCGCCCGCAAAACTGAACCTGTTTTTATACATCACCGGACAGCGTGCTGACGGGTATCACACCCTGCAGACGCTGTTTCAGTTTGTTGACTACGGCGACACGATTTCCATTGAACTGCGCGACGACGGGCAGATTCGTCTGCTGACGCCGGTCGAAGGGGTGGCCGACGAGGATAACCTGATCGTGCGCGCCGCCCGTCTGCTGATGAGTGAGGCAGAACGGTCCGGGCGTCTGCCAGCGGGCAGCGGCGCGGATAT
This Leclercia sp. S52 DNA region includes the following protein-coding sequences:
- the sirB1 gene encoding invasion regulator SirB1 — its product is MESLADFEFNKVPLCDGMIKVSEMIRDDFVSQYVYDELENLVSLAREEISQARPQDWQLEKLIELFYGEWGFCDTRGVYRLSDALWLDQVLKNRQGSAVSLGAILLWVAHRLDIPLVPVIFPTQMLLRAEWLDGEMWLINPFNGDTLDDHTLDVWLKGNINPMAELYNEDLDEADNAEVVRKLLDTLKSALMEERQMELALRASEVLLQFNPEDPYEIRDRGLIYVQLECDHVALTDLSYFVEQCPEDPISEMIRAQINSIAHKQITLH
- the sirB2 gene encoding invasion regulator SirB2; this translates as MNSFSVLITLHVAAVTLTISFFALRYWWRYSNNQLINARWVRVLPHCIDTVLFVSGAGLMWVTGYLPFTDDGAWLTEKLFGVIIYIVLGFIALGRHRPRSQQVGFIAFLLGLVVLYIIIKLATTRIPLLG
- the prmC gene encoding peptide chain release factor N(5)-glutamine methyltransferase, giving the protein MDFQHWLQQAISELAGGESPRRDAEILLEHVTGKARTYILAFGETELTADQQAQLDVLLARRKTGEPVAHLVGEREFWSLPLYVSAATLIPRPDTECLVEQALARLPATPARILDLGTGTGAIALALASERPDCQVTAVDVMPDAVALAQRNLERLGLPNVTVLHSSWFSALADRQFELIVSNPPYIDEADPHLAEGDVRFEPRSALVAADQGLADLSHIITQSRQHLVSGGWLLLEHGWTQGEAVRALFLQAGFERVETCRDYGGNERLTLGKLP
- the prfA gene encoding peptide chain release factor 1; translation: MKPSIVAKLEALHERHEEVQALLGDAATIADQERFRALSREYAQLSDVSKCFTDWQQVQEDIETAQMMLDDPEMREMAQEELQDAKVRAEEMEQQLQVLLLPKDPDDERNAFVEVRAGTGGDEAALFAGDLFRMYSRYAESRRWRVEIMSANEGEHGGYKEVIAKISGDGVYGRLKFESGGHRVQRVPATESQGRIHTSACTVAVMPELPEAELPDINPADLRIDTFRSSGAGGQHVNTTDSAIRITHLPTGIVVECQDERSQHKNKAKALSVLGARIHAAEMAKRQQAEASTRRNLLGSGDRSDRNRTYNFPQGRVTDHRINLTLYRLDETMEGKLDSLIEPIVQEYQADQLAALAEQD
- the hemA gene encoding glutamyl-tRNA reductase, with protein sequence MTLLALGINHKTAPVSLRERVTFSPDTLDQALDSLLAQPMVQGGVVLSTCNRTELYLSVEEQDNLHEALVRWLCEYHNLNEEELRNSLYWHQDNDAVSHLMRVASGLDSLVLGEPQILGQVKKAFADSQKGHLKASELERMFQKSFSVAKRVRTETDIGASAVSVAFAACTLARQIFESLSTVSVLLVGAGETIELVARHLREHKVKKMMIANRTRERAQVLADEVGAEVIALSDIDARLSEADIIISSTASPLPIIGKGMVERALKSRRNQPMLLVDIAVPRDVEPDVGKLANAYLYSVDDLQSIISHNLAQRKAAAVQAETIVEQETSEFMAWLRAQSVSETIREYRGQAEQVRNELTAKAMAALEQGGDPQVIMQELAWKLTNRLIHAPTKSLQQAARDGDDERLNILRDSLGLE
- the lolB gene encoding lipoprotein insertase outer membrane protein LolB codes for the protein MTRLIRLLPLAALVLTACSITPPKGPGKSPDSPQWQQHQQEVRALNQYQTRGAFAYLSDQQKVYARFFWQQTGQDRYRLLLLNPLGSTEMELIAQPGSAQVTDNKGQKYTGTDAEEMLGKLTGMPIPITSLRQWILGLPGDATDYKLDDQYRLSEVNYSQNGKSWKVVYGGYDNSSKPALPSSLELTEGRQRIKLKMDNWIVK